A portion of the Polaribacter cellanae genome contains these proteins:
- a CDS encoding DUF368 domain-containing protein translates to MQQERTFLQKTNLFLKGLAMGAANKVPGVSGGTVSFVFGFYEELIYSFRKVNLKALKLLLNGRFTSFFRYTNAQFLTLIMAGSIFSYFSISLVLDYFLKHYELYVWSWFFGMIIGSIYYIGKDFGEWNAKNIGSLVIGASVGIGISFLTPAAENDNLWFVFICGIIGVSGMTLPGLSGSFILILMGNYVLLLVDSVNELFFVITNLVSGNFEILLDSEKIRYLKIISVFTAGSAFGLVSISHVLGYVLKRWNTIVTAVIIGFITGSLGIVWPWKKAVYVTKNGDFALDKTGNKIIENYHRFIPDFSNTETWFAIFYIVIGIALILIIDYYGRKKK, encoded by the coding sequence ATGCAACAAGAAAGAACATTTCTACAAAAAACAAATCTTTTTCTAAAAGGATTAGCAATGGGAGCTGCAAATAAAGTTCCTGGTGTTTCTGGTGGAACTGTTTCTTTTGTTTTTGGCTTTTACGAAGAATTAATTTATTCTTTTCGAAAAGTAAATTTAAAAGCATTAAAACTGCTTTTAAATGGAAGGTTTACTAGCTTTTTTAGATATACAAATGCACAATTCTTAACATTAATAATGGCTGGAAGTATTTTTAGCTATTTTAGTATTTCTTTAGTTTTAGATTATTTTTTAAAACACTATGAACTTTATGTGTGGAGCTGGTTTTTTGGAATGATTATTGGCTCTATTTATTATATAGGAAAAGATTTTGGAGAATGGAATGCAAAAAATATTGGCTCATTAGTCATAGGAGCTTCAGTAGGAATAGGAATTAGTTTTTTAACACCTGCAGCCGAAAATGATAATCTTTGGTTTGTTTTTATCTGTGGAATTATTGGAGTTTCTGGAATGACATTGCCAGGACTTTCTGGTTCTTTTATTTTAATTTTAATGGGTAATTATGTACTACTTTTAGTAGATTCTGTAAACGAGTTATTCTTTGTAATAACAAATTTGGTATCAGGAAATTTCGAGATATTGTTAGATTCAGAGAAAATTCGTTACCTTAAAATAATAAGTGTTTTTACAGCAGGTTCTGCATTTGGTTTGGTTTCTATTTCGCATGTTTTAGGATATGTTTTAAAAAGATGGAACACAATCGTAACAGCCGTTATAATTGGTTTTATAACGGGTTCTTTAGGGATTGTTTGGCCATGGAAAAAAGCAGTATATGTAACTAAAAATGGCGATTTTGCATTAGATAAAACTGGCAATAAAATTATTGAAAACTATCACAGGTTTATTCCAGATTTTTCGAATACAGAAACTTGGTTTGCCATTTTTTATATTGTTATAGGAATCGCATTAATACTAATTATAGATTATTATGGCAGAAAGAAAAAATAG
- a CDS encoding shikimate dehydrogenase family protein — MAERKNSTFGLLGKDISYSFSRGYFTKKFKNLGFTKTKYVNFDIPKIEDFPNIIKNDDSICGINVTIPYKEEVIPYLDKLDKTAKKIGAVNTIKFTKRGNLKGYNTDVVGFEKSISPYFKKHHKFALILGTGGASKAVAFALKRNNIKYKFVSRNPSGEKEISYQDLSEKIFNKYNVIINCTPLGTSPNVDKYPTIPYQYLSKKHLLFDLIYNPELTIFLEKGKERGATVKNGYQMLEIQAEESWAIWNKNK, encoded by the coding sequence ATGGCAGAAAGAAAAAATAGCACTTTCGGACTTTTAGGAAAAGATATTTCTTACTCTTTTTCACGTGGATATTTTACAAAGAAATTTAAAAATTTAGGTTTTACTAAAACCAAGTATGTAAATTTCGATATTCCAAAAATAGAAGATTTCCCAAATATTATTAAAAATGATGATAGCATTTGTGGAATAAATGTAACAATTCCTTACAAAGAAGAAGTGATACCTTATTTAGATAAATTAGATAAAACTGCCAAAAAAATAGGAGCAGTAAATACAATTAAATTCACAAAAAGAGGAAATTTAAAAGGATACAATACAGATGTTGTTGGTTTCGAAAAATCGATTTCTCCTTATTTTAAAAAGCATCATAAATTTGCACTAATTTTAGGCACTGGAGGAGCTTCTAAAGCAGTTGCTTTTGCTTTGAAACGAAATAATATTAAATATAAATTTGTTTCTCGAAATCCTTCAGGCGAAAAAGAAATTTCATATCAAGATTTGTCAGAAAAAATCTTCAACAAATACAATGTTATTATCAATTGTACACCTTTAGGAACTTCGCCCAATGTAGATAAATATCCAACAATTCCATATCAATATTTATCTAAAAAACATTTGTTATTCGACTTAATTTACAATCCAGAATTAACGATTTTTCTTGAAAAAGGAAAAGAAAGAGGAGCAACTGTAAAAAACGGATATCAAATGTTAGAAATTCAGGCAGAAGAGTCTTGGGCAATCTGGAATAAAAACAAATAA
- a CDS encoding DUF349 domain-containing protein has product MLDKNDENVKKTEDSTKEVANETPKVEEVTSFEEVNEVEEPLKETVKIKEVEISETTNRVEESTEKVVEENNNDINEAIDEIEKSVAEDAENSNSKEEETPKVDYSKATLEALVVALKKVISNNPVQKIKSQVDAIKNAFNQKFGALLAEKKEAFLAEGGNSIDFQFSSPIKTEYNALLFSYKKERDAYYKDLEKKLNENLEKRLKVIEDLKTLIEDADTATMYKQFRELQDNWRAIGPVSKTRYNDTWKIYHHHVERFYDLLHLSNDFRDLDFKNNLEEKLKIIKQAEALAEKEDITEAFKELQELHKTWKEDIGPVSSEMREEVWHKFSVATKKIHDKRHQYFREMRSKYQEIIDKKLEIIEVLNNYNTSNNTSHKDWQESIKHVEQLRQLYFNAGKLPYNKSEEVWQKFKAATKKFNSAKNLFYKQEKSSQQENLEKKIALIEIAESLKDSEDWEMATNAMKKVQADWKKIGHVPRKFSDDIWKRFKTACNHYFDRFHEQKNAVSKEQQVAVDAKKALLDSLKEKESHTKESVLEAINKWRALGVLPRNVRHLESKFNKQVDKMLESLSLDKQEVAMLKFTNSLDSLVANKDFRKLDSEQMFVRKKIDEVNREISQLENNLGFFSNAKADNPLVANVKKQVEEFRVDLNIWKEKLAYLKGLDY; this is encoded by the coding sequence ATGTTAGATAAGAATGACGAAAACGTTAAAAAAACGGAAGATAGTACTAAAGAAGTCGCAAATGAAACTCCAAAAGTAGAAGAAGTGACATCTTTTGAAGAAGTGAATGAAGTTGAAGAACCATTAAAAGAAACAGTTAAAATAAAAGAAGTAGAAATCTCGGAAACGACCAACAGAGTAGAAGAATCAACCGAAAAAGTGGTAGAGGAAAATAATAACGATATAAATGAAGCTATAGATGAAATTGAAAAATCTGTAGCAGAGGACGCAGAAAATAGCAATTCTAAAGAAGAGGAAACTCCAAAAGTAGATTATTCTAAAGCAACTTTAGAAGCTTTAGTTGTTGCTTTAAAGAAAGTAATTTCTAACAATCCTGTTCAAAAAATTAAATCTCAAGTAGATGCAATCAAGAATGCTTTCAACCAGAAGTTTGGGGCGTTATTGGCAGAAAAAAAAGAAGCTTTTTTAGCGGAAGGAGGTAATTCTATCGATTTTCAATTTTCGAGTCCAATAAAAACAGAATACAATGCACTGCTTTTTAGTTATAAAAAAGAGAGAGATGCATACTATAAAGATTTAGAAAAAAAATTAAACGAAAACTTAGAAAAAAGGTTAAAGGTAATTGAAGATTTAAAAACTTTAATTGAAGATGCAGATACTGCTACTATGTATAAGCAGTTTAGAGAGTTGCAAGATAACTGGCGTGCAATTGGTCCAGTTTCTAAAACGCGTTATAACGATACTTGGAAGATTTACCATCATCATGTAGAGCGTTTTTACGATTTATTACATTTAAGTAACGATTTTAGAGATTTAGACTTTAAAAATAATTTAGAGGAAAAACTTAAAATTATTAAACAAGCAGAAGCATTAGCAGAGAAAGAAGACATTACAGAAGCTTTTAAGGAATTGCAAGAACTACACAAAACTTGGAAAGAAGATATTGGTCCAGTTTCTAGCGAAATGCGAGAAGAAGTTTGGCATAAGTTTAGTGTAGCTACAAAGAAAATACACGATAAGCGTCATCAGTATTTTCGTGAAATGCGCTCTAAATATCAAGAAATTATTGATAAAAAATTAGAGATTATAGAAGTTTTAAATAATTATAATACTTCTAATAACACCTCTCATAAAGATTGGCAAGAAAGCATAAAGCATGTGGAACAGCTAAGACAATTGTATTTTAATGCTGGTAAATTACCATATAATAAAAGTGAAGAAGTTTGGCAAAAGTTTAAAGCAGCAACAAAGAAATTTAACAGTGCAAAGAATCTCTTTTACAAACAAGAAAAAAGTAGCCAGCAAGAGAATTTAGAAAAGAAAATTGCCTTAATAGAAATTGCAGAATCTTTAAAAGATAGTGAAGATTGGGAAATGGCTACAAATGCAATGAAGAAAGTTCAAGCAGATTGGAAAAAAATTGGGCACGTTCCAAGAAAGTTCTCAGATGATATTTGGAAAAGATTCAAGACAGCTTGTAACCATTATTTCGATAGATTTCACGAACAGAAAAATGCAGTAAGCAAAGAACAACAAGTTGCTGTAGATGCTAAGAAAGCACTTTTAGACTCTTTAAAAGAGAAAGAGTCACACACAAAAGAAAGCGTGTTAGAAGCTATTAATAAGTGGAGAGCATTAGGTGTATTGCCAAGAAACGTAAGACATTTAGAAAGTAAGTTTAACAAGCAAGTAGATAAAATGTTAGAAAGTTTGTCTTTAGATAAACAAGAAGTTGCCATGTTAAAATTTACCAATTCTTTAGATAGTTTGGTGGCAAATAAAGATTTTAGAAAATTAGATTCCGAACAAATGTTTGTTCGTAAGAAAATAGACGAGGTAAATCGTGAAATTTCGCAATTAGAGAATAACTTAGGTTTCTTTTCGAATGCAAAAGCAGACAATCCATTAGTAGCAAATGTTAAAAAGCAAGTAGAAGAATTTAGAGTAGATTTAAATATTTGGAAAGAAAAACTAGCTTATTTAAAAGGTTTAGATTATTAA
- a CDS encoding zinc ribbon domain-containing protein, translating to MAKKKEVSVEQKLRALYDLQLIDSRIDEIRNVRGELPLEVEDLEDEVAGLNTRISNLAEDAANLETEINNKKQAIEDSKALMKKYDEQQKNVRNNREFDSLSKEIEYQDLEIQLAEKRINEYKAKIAQKNEIIDATKEKLAKQEQHLAHKKAELDAILKETEKEEKLLTEKSEEFSKSLDEHLFKAYNRIRNKVKNGLAVVAIERGASGGSYFTIPPQVQLEIANRKKITIDEHSGRILVDAALAEEEKEKMDKLFS from the coding sequence ATGGCAAAGAAGAAAGAAGTTTCGGTTGAACAAAAATTAAGAGCATTGTATGACTTACAATTAATAGACTCTAGAATTGACGAAATTAGAAACGTTAGAGGTGAATTACCTTTAGAAGTGGAAGATTTAGAAGATGAAGTTGCCGGCTTAAATACGCGTATTTCTAATTTAGCAGAAGATGCTGCAAACTTAGAGACAGAAATTAACAATAAAAAACAGGCGATTGAAGACTCTAAAGCGTTAATGAAAAAATACGACGAGCAACAAAAAAATGTTAGAAATAATAGAGAGTTCGATTCTTTATCTAAAGAAATTGAATATCAAGATTTAGAAATTCAATTAGCGGAGAAAAGAATTAACGAATACAAAGCTAAAATTGCGCAGAAAAACGAAATAATCGATGCTACTAAAGAAAAATTAGCAAAGCAAGAGCAACATTTAGCTCATAAAAAAGCGGAGTTAGATGCTATCTTAAAAGAAACTGAAAAAGAGGAGAAACTTTTAACTGAAAAATCGGAAGAGTTTTCTAAATCTTTAGATGAGCATTTATTTAAAGCTTATAATAGAATTAGAAACAAAGTAAAAAATGGTTTGGCTGTTGTTGCTATCGAACGTGGAGCTTCTGGAGGTTCTTACTTTACAATTCCTCCTCAGGTTCAATTAGAGATTGCAAACAGAAAGAAAATTACAATAGACGAACATAGTGGACGTATCTTAGTAGATGCTGCTTTGGCTGAAGAAGAAAAAGAAAAAATGGATAAATTATTTTCTTAA
- a CDS encoding Nif3-like dinuclear metal center hexameric protein, whose translation MKIKEVTNYLEELAPLQYAEDFDNVGLLIGNYNTEVSGILVTLDTLEETVEEAIAKKCNLIVSFHPIIFGGMKKFNGNSYVERVVLKAIKNNIAIYATHTALDNSKNGVSAKMCKVLGLTNTKILIPKKGILKKLTTFAPKENAEELRKVLFNAGAGNIGNYNQCSFNVEGIGTFRGNEGSNPVVGEKGKLEANEETQVSVIFEAKNESAILNALQKCTFYEEIAYYLSATENTYQDIGMGMVGELPSAMEEKDFLLFLKQTMKTDCVRHSNFIRKKVKKVAVLGGSGSFAISNAKRAGADAYVSADFKYHEFFKAENRILLADIGHYESEQFTKNLLVDYLTKKFTNFAIILSEKSTNPIYYL comes from the coding sequence ATGAAGATAAAAGAAGTTACAAATTATTTGGAAGAATTAGCGCCTTTGCAATATGCCGAAGATTTTGACAATGTTGGTTTGTTAATTGGAAATTACAACACAGAAGTTTCTGGAATCTTAGTAACATTAGACACTTTAGAGGAAACTGTAGAAGAAGCAATTGCGAAAAAGTGTAATTTAATTGTAAGTTTTCATCCAATTATTTTTGGAGGTATGAAAAAATTTAATGGCAATTCTTATGTAGAAAGAGTGGTTTTAAAAGCCATTAAAAATAATATTGCAATTTATGCGACACACACAGCTTTAGACAATTCTAAAAATGGAGTTTCTGCAAAAATGTGTAAAGTTTTAGGTTTAACAAACACTAAAATCTTAATCCCCAAAAAAGGAATTCTAAAAAAACTAACCACTTTTGCGCCAAAAGAAAATGCAGAAGAATTAAGAAAAGTACTTTTTAATGCTGGCGCAGGAAATATTGGTAATTACAACCAATGTTCTTTTAATGTTGAAGGCATTGGAACGTTTAGAGGAAATGAAGGTTCGAATCCTGTAGTTGGCGAAAAAGGAAAATTGGAAGCAAATGAAGAAACACAGGTTTCTGTTATTTTTGAAGCTAAAAATGAAAGTGCTATTTTAAATGCGCTACAAAAATGTACTTTTTACGAAGAAATAGCCTATTATTTATCTGCCACAGAAAATACATACCAAGATATTGGCATGGGAATGGTTGGCGAGCTTCCTTCTGCAATGGAAGAAAAAGATTTTTTACTGTTTTTAAAGCAAACCATGAAAACCGATTGTGTGAGACACTCTAATTTTATCCGTAAAAAAGTAAAAAAAGTCGCTGTTTTAGGCGGTTCTGGAAGTTTTGCAATTTCTAATGCAAAAAGAGCAGGTGCAGATGCTTATGTGAGTGCAGACTTTAAATATCACGAGTTTTTTAAGGCAGAAAATCGTATTTTATTAGCCGATATTGGGCATTATGAAAGCGAACAGTTTACAAAAAACCTTTTGGTTGATTATCTTACGAAAAAATTCACTAATTTTGCAATCATTTTATCAGAAAAAAGTACAAATCCTATTTATTACCTATAA
- the lpxK gene encoding tetraacyldisaccharide 4'-kinase, with amino-acid sequence MKLLRFLLFPFAIIYDLVTRIRNYFFDVGIFKETVFKIPVIVVGNLSVGGTGKTPQIEYLIRLLKKKYKTGVLSRGYKRKTTGYVLLNNSHSAEDVGDEPLQYFNKFKNIDIAVDANRIKGIGRLIADNNAEVILLDDAFQHRKVKGSFYILLTKFDDLFVDDFLLPTGNLRESSSGAKRADVILVTKCPNNLNVYEQERIKEKLSIYNKPVFFTTITYAGTLSGSTIISMEELKNYEVLLITGIANPKPLEDFLKSERICFRHLKYPDHHHFSNREIKDIHRRFEEITSVKKIILTTEKDYVRLVDKINNLYYLPIETSFLNNENEMFNKIISNYLA; translated from the coding sequence ATGAAACTACTTAGATTTTTATTGTTTCCTTTTGCGATTATTTACGACTTGGTTACGAGAATTCGTAACTATTTTTTTGATGTTGGTATTTTTAAAGAAACTGTCTTTAAAATACCTGTAATTGTGGTTGGTAATTTAAGTGTTGGTGGAACAGGAAAAACGCCGCAAATAGAATATTTAATACGATTATTAAAAAAGAAGTATAAAACTGGGGTTTTAAGCAGAGGGTATAAACGCAAAACAACAGGTTATGTATTGCTTAATAATTCGCATTCTGCAGAAGATGTTGGTGATGAACCTTTGCAGTATTTTAATAAATTTAAGAATATAGATATTGCTGTAGATGCAAATAGGATAAAAGGTATTGGTCGTTTAATTGCAGATAATAATGCTGAAGTTATTTTGTTAGACGATGCTTTTCAGCATAGAAAAGTAAAAGGAAGTTTCTATATACTACTTACAAAATTTGATGATTTATTTGTAGATGATTTTTTACTGCCGACAGGAAATTTAAGAGAAAGTAGCAGTGGAGCAAAAAGAGCAGATGTAATCTTGGTTACAAAATGTCCAAATAATTTAAATGTTTACGAGCAAGAAAGAATTAAAGAAAAACTAAGTATTTATAACAAACCAGTTTTTTTTACAACGATTACATATGCAGGTACACTTTCTGGAAGCACAATTATTTCTATGGAAGAATTAAAAAACTATGAAGTTTTATTAATTACTGGAATTGCGAACCCAAAACCTTTAGAAGATTTTTTAAAAAGTGAACGAATTTGTTTTCGTCATTTAAAATACCCAGATCATCATCATTTTTCGAATCGTGAAATTAAAGATATACATCGAAGATTTGAAGAAATTACTTCAGTAAAAAAAATAATTCTTACTACCGAAAAAGACTATGTAAGGTTGGTAGATAAGATAAATAATTTGTATTATTTACCTATAGAAACTTCTTTTTTAAATAATGAAAATGAAATGTTTAATAAAATAATTAGTAATTATTTAGCATAA
- a CDS encoding transposase, with protein MKCNTAFQFFPLSENYDAHYARFLEGDLGKIYSAIPWNDLVSSFGISEQSKGRNYLFSPKGRLGLMFLKHYANCSDRKLIEQLNSNLDYQFFCDIELGFERLTNYKIVSQIRCELAEKLDINSIEKILFNSWKNEIENPNQIVMDATCYESEVRYPSIQKLLWESVHWLYNQLRKTCSILGVKMIRSKYIKWKKRYQGFSKMRRKTKSKRISLTRGLLNLLSKFINFEKKLSENHNIEFIALYYKRINTIQRIYKQQKDHFDTGEKIKDRIVSIQKDYIRPIVRGKEVKPVEFGAKVNKVQIDGISFIEHINFNAFHEGNRFIQTVQKAQGLTRKKVKIAGADKIYATNKNRKHCSSKNIETDFIPKGKKPKNHKEKKQLRAIIAKERATRLEGSFGKDKEYYHLRKIKAKTKKNEILWIFFGIHTGNALEIGRRKIAKTAQQVA; from the coding sequence CTGAAATGCAACACCGCATTTCAATTTTTTCCCCTCAGCGAGAATTATGATGCTCATTATGCGCGATTTTTAGAGGGAGATTTAGGTAAAATCTACTCTGCAATTCCTTGGAATGATTTAGTTAGCTCTTTTGGTATTTCTGAACAATCAAAAGGGAGAAACTATCTTTTTAGTCCTAAAGGAAGACTAGGTTTAATGTTTTTAAAACATTATGCTAATTGTTCAGATAGAAAATTGATTGAGCAACTAAACTCGAATTTAGACTATCAATTTTTCTGTGATATAGAACTAGGTTTTGAACGCTTAACAAACTATAAAATAGTGAGCCAAATACGTTGTGAATTAGCAGAGAAACTCGATATTAATTCCATAGAAAAAATTCTATTCAACTCTTGGAAAAACGAAATTGAAAACCCCAATCAAATTGTAATGGATGCTACTTGTTATGAAAGTGAAGTTCGTTACCCTAGCATCCAAAAATTACTTTGGGAGTCGGTTCATTGGTTGTACAATCAATTACGTAAAACCTGCTCTATATTAGGGGTTAAAATGATTAGAAGTAAATATATCAAGTGGAAAAAACGTTATCAAGGATTTAGTAAAATGCGAAGAAAAACCAAGTCGAAACGTATTTCATTAACCCGAGGTTTACTCAATCTGTTAAGTAAATTTATCAACTTTGAAAAAAAGTTGTCAGAAAATCACAATATTGAGTTTATAGCTTTGTATTATAAGCGAATAAATACAATTCAAAGGATTTACAAACAACAAAAAGATCATTTTGATACAGGAGAAAAAATCAAAGATAGAATTGTAAGCATTCAAAAGGATTATATTCGTCCTATTGTTCGAGGAAAGGAAGTAAAACCTGTTGAATTTGGAGCAAAAGTTAACAAAGTTCAAATTGATGGAATTAGCTTTATCGAACATATTAACTTTAATGCATTTCATGAAGGAAATCGTTTTATTCAAACAGTCCAAAAAGCACAAGGATTAACTCGAAAAAAAGTAAAAATAGCTGGAGCAGATAAAATTTATGCCACCAATAAAAATAGAAAACACTGTAGTTCTAAGAACATAGAAACAGACTTTATCCCCAAGGGAAAAAAGCCGAAAAATCATAAAGAAAAAAAGCAACTTAGAGCTATTATCGCAAAAGAAAGAGCTACAAGATTAGAAGGTTCTTTTGGAAAGGATAAAGAATATTATCACTTACGAAAAATAAAAGCCAAAACTAAAAAGAATGAAATTCTATGGATATTCTTTGGAATACACACAGGGAATGCTCTTGAAATTGGCCGAAGAAAAATAGCTAAAACAGCACAACAAGTAGCCTAA
- a CDS encoding Ppx/GppA phosphatase family protein, with amino-acid sequence MLEIKKFGAIDIGSNAIRLLISNVIVSEDKEPQFKKSSLVRVPIRLGADAFVGEGVISKANITRMLNAMEAFKLLMKINGVERYKACATSAMREALNGKEVAKKVLTETGVQIDIIGGKEEAAIISSTDLNQLIQGDNSYLYVDVGGGSTEFTLFSKGRIITSKSFKMGTVRLLNNKKSVNKEIFANVEKWIKKNTKDLKRISLIGSGGNINKLFKMSGRTEGKPISFIYLNAQYQFLKNMSYEDRISELSLNPDRADVIIPATKIYLSAMKWSGSRKIYVPKIGLSDGIIKSLYFKKL; translated from the coding sequence TTGTTAGAAATAAAAAAATTCGGTGCTATAGATATTGGTTCTAATGCGATTCGTTTGCTAATTTCGAACGTTATCGTATCCGAAGATAAAGAACCCCAATTTAAAAAATCTTCTTTAGTACGAGTTCCTATTCGTTTAGGAGCAGATGCCTTTGTTGGTGAAGGCGTTATTAGTAAAGCCAATATTACAAGAATGCTAAATGCTATGGAAGCCTTTAAACTATTAATGAAAATTAATGGTGTAGAACGCTACAAAGCTTGTGCTACTTCTGCAATGAGAGAAGCTTTAAACGGAAAAGAAGTTGCCAAAAAAGTTCTTACAGAAACGGGTGTACAAATAGATATTATTGGTGGTAAAGAAGAAGCTGCTATTATTTCTTCTACAGATTTAAACCAATTAATACAAGGAGATAATTCTTATTTATATGTAGATGTTGGTGGTGGAAGCACAGAGTTTACACTTTTCTCTAAAGGAAGAATTATTACTTCTAAATCTTTTAAAATGGGTACAGTTCGTTTGTTAAATAATAAAAAATCTGTAAACAAAGAAATTTTTGCCAATGTAGAAAAATGGATTAAAAAAAATACGAAAGATTTAAAACGCATCTCTTTAATAGGTTCTGGAGGAAACATTAACAAACTCTTTAAAATGTCTGGTAGAACTGAAGGAAAACCAATTTCTTTTATTTATTTGAATGCTCAATATCAATTTTTAAAAAATATGTCTTACGAAGACAGGATTTCGGAGTTGAGTTTAAATCCAGATAGAGCAGACGTTATTATTCCTGCTACAAAAATTTACTTGTCTGCAATGAAATGGAGTGGATCAAGGAAAATTTATGTTCCGAAAATTGGTTTGTCTGATGGTATCATAAAAAGTTTATATTTTAAGAAGTTATAG
- a CDS encoding SixA phosphatase family protein produces the protein MKTLYIVRHAKSSWAYSGIEDIDRPLKKRGIKDAHLMSKFLAKTIDKPDVFISSSANRALHTAVIFCENLGYPHANLQIKRQLYSFSDGYLVKTVNALDDGFNSAIIFSHDHGINTFVNEFGNTPIAHVTTCGIIGIQFKEKHWKNIRRGKTFMIEFPKNHK, from the coding sequence ATGAAAACATTATATATTGTTAGACATGCAAAATCTTCTTGGGCATACTCTGGAATAGAAGATATAGACAGACCCCTAAAAAAACGTGGAATAAAAGACGCACATTTAATGTCTAAGTTTTTAGCAAAAACGATAGATAAACCAGATGTTTTTATATCAAGTAGTGCAAATAGAGCATTGCATACTGCTGTAATTTTTTGTGAAAACTTGGGTTACCCACATGCAAACCTTCAAATAAAAAGACAATTATATAGTTTTAGCGATGGTTATTTGGTAAAAACGGTAAATGCTTTAGACGATGGCTTTAACTCTGCCATTATTTTTAGTCACGATCATGGGATTAATACCTTTGTAAATGAATTTGGAAATACACCTATTGCACACGTTACCACTTGCGGAATTATTGGTATTCAATTTAAAGAAAAACATTGGAAAAATATTAGAAGAGGAAAAACTTTTATGATAGAATTTCCTAAAAATCATAAATAA
- the pdxH gene encoding pyridoxamine 5'-phosphate oxidase, giving the protein MQKDLSNYRKSYEKQELLESNCPENPMELFQTWFRNAEASEAVEETNAMTISTVGKDGFPKSRVVLLKKFTWEGFIFYTNYTSEKGKAIAANNNICLSFFWPALEQQIIIKGKAEKQAENLSDGYFESRPDGSKLGAWASNQSSVVSSRKELEDTLVSLEQKFDGKEIPRPKHWGGYLVKPISIEFWQGRPNRLHDRIRYTLQEDFSWKLERLAP; this is encoded by the coding sequence ATGCAGAAAGATTTAAGTAATTACCGAAAATCCTACGAAAAGCAAGAGCTTTTAGAAAGTAATTGTCCAGAAAATCCGATGGAATTATTCCAAACTTGGTTTCGAAATGCAGAAGCATCTGAAGCTGTAGAAGAAACCAATGCAATGACAATTAGCACTGTTGGTAAAGATGGTTTCCCAAAAAGTAGAGTCGTTTTATTAAAAAAATTCACTTGGGAGGGTTTTATTTTCTATACCAATTACACTTCCGAAAAAGGAAAAGCCATTGCAGCAAATAACAATATTTGCCTGTCTTTTTTCTGGCCAGCTTTAGAGCAACAAATCATTATAAAAGGAAAAGCAGAAAAACAAGCAGAAAATTTATCTGATGGCTATTTCGAATCGAGACCAGATGGCAGTAAATTAGGTGCTTGGGCATCTAACCAAAGTTCGGTAGTATCATCAAGAAAAGAATTAGAAGATACTTTAGTTTCTTTAGAACAAAAATTCGATGGAAAAGAAATTCCAAGACCAAAACATTGGGGAGGTTATTTAGTGAAACCAATTTCCATAGAATTTTGGCAAGGAAGACCTAATAGATTGCATGATAGAATTAGATATACACTGCAAGAAGATTTTTCTTGGAAATTAGAACGATTGGCACCATAA
- a CDS encoding thioredoxin family protein, producing MKNLILTLVFAISFSVQSQEKINWITNIEEGLKLGKEQNKIVFIYFGAKKCVPCRSVEKYEYSNPEFIKYSKDLIMVKIFDDLDKEKVDWQSYIQKSRKTYKIKINPRFILIKNGEEIASFFTYVRKPGDLLTKFKTYISE from the coding sequence ATGAAAAATTTAATTCTCACACTTGTATTTGCCATATCATTTTCTGTACAATCTCAAGAAAAAATTAATTGGATTACAAATATCGAAGAAGGCTTAAAATTAGGAAAAGAGCAAAACAAAATTGTATTTATATATTTTGGAGCTAAAAAATGCGTGCCTTGCAGATCTGTTGAAAAATATGAATATTCGAATCCTGAATTTATAAAATATTCTAAAGACTTAATAATGGTTAAAATTTTTGATGATTTAGATAAAGAAAAAGTCGACTGGCAATCTTACATACAAAAGTCCAGAAAGACATATAAAATAAAAATCAACCCAAGGTTTATACTAATTAAAAATGGAGAAGAAATTGCAAGTTTCTTTACTTATGTTAGAAAACCTGGAGATTTGTTAACTAAATTTAAAACTTACATTTCTGAATAA